The Leeia aquatica genome has a window encoding:
- the accC gene encoding acetyl-CoA carboxylase biotin carboxylase subunit — MFEKILIANRGEIALRIQRACREMGIKTVVVHSEVDREAKYVKLADESVCIGPAPSNQSYLNVPAIISAAEVTDAQAIHPGYGFLSENADFAERVEQSGFVFIGPRPDTIRLMGDKVSAKQAMIEAGVPCVPGSGGALPDDPKEIAKIAKQIGYPVIIKAAGGGGGRGMRVVHTEGALINSVQMTRTEAGAAFGNPTVYMEKFLENPRHIEIQVMADEYGNAIYLGERDCSMQRRHQKVVEEAPAPGITPAQRKKIGEACTAACRRIGYRGAGTFEFLFENGEFYFIEMNTRVQVEHPVTEMITGIDIVQEQIRVAAGEKLRHQQKDVHLVGHAMECRINAEDPFNFIPSPGLITSYHAPGGPGIRVDSHIYQGYRVPSNYDSMIAKLIAYGKTREQAMAKMRIALSEMSIGGIKTNIPLHQELMLDAAFGKGGTSIHYLEHRLEELKKGS, encoded by the coding sequence ATGTTTGAAAAAATCCTCATCGCCAACCGTGGCGAAATTGCCCTGCGTATCCAGCGCGCTTGCCGCGAAATGGGCATCAAGACGGTGGTGGTCCACTCCGAAGTGGACCGCGAGGCCAAGTACGTCAAGCTGGCCGATGAATCGGTCTGCATTGGCCCGGCCCCCAGCAACCAGAGCTATCTGAACGTCCCCGCCATCATTTCCGCGGCGGAAGTCACCGACGCGCAGGCCATTCACCCAGGTTACGGCTTCCTGTCCGAAAACGCGGACTTCGCCGAACGGGTGGAGCAAAGTGGTTTTGTGTTCATCGGCCCGCGCCCGGACACCATTCGCCTGATGGGCGACAAGGTGTCCGCCAAGCAGGCGATGATCGAAGCCGGGGTACCGTGCGTACCGGGTTCCGGCGGTGCTTTGCCGGACGACCCGAAAGAGATCGCCAAAATTGCCAAGCAGATTGGCTACCCGGTGATCATCAAGGCTGCCGGTGGCGGCGGTGGCCGTGGCATGCGGGTGGTACACACCGAAGGTGCGCTGATCAACTCGGTGCAGATGACACGTACCGAAGCCGGTGCCGCTTTTGGCAACCCGACCGTCTACATGGAGAAGTTCCTCGAGAACCCTCGCCACATTGAAATCCAGGTGATGGCCGACGAATACGGCAATGCCATCTATCTGGGCGAGCGGGATTGCTCCATGCAGCGCCGCCACCAGAAGGTGGTGGAAGAGGCTCCGGCTCCGGGCATCACCCCGGCACAGCGCAAGAAGATTGGTGAAGCATGTACCGCGGCCTGCCGTCGCATCGGCTACCGTGGGGCAGGCACCTTTGAATTCCTGTTTGAAAACGGCGAGTTCTACTTCATCGAGATGAACACCCGTGTGCAGGTGGAGCATCCGGTGACCGAGATGATCACTGGTATCGACATCGTGCAGGAGCAGATCCGGGTGGCGGCAGGCGAAAAACTGCGGCACCAGCAAAAGGATGTGCATCTGGTCGGCCATGCCATGGAGTGCCGCATCAACGCCGAGGACCCGTTCAACTTCATCCCGTCACCCGGCCTGATCACCAGCTACCATGCACCGGGCGGCCCTGGCATCCGGGTGGATTCGCACATCTATCAGGGCTACCGCGTGCCGTCGAACTACGACTCGATGATCGCCAAGCTGATTGCCTACGGTAAAACCCGTGAGCAGGCGATGGCCAAGATGCGCATTGCCCTGTCAGAAATGTCGATTGGCGGCATCAAGACCAATATCCCGCTGCATCAGGAGCTGATGCTGGACGCCGCCTTCGGCAAAGGCGGCACCAGCATCCACTATCTGGAGCACCGACTGGAAGAGCTGAAAAAGGGCAGCTAA
- the yedA gene encoding drug/metabolite exporter YedA: MTQRHPFTLPVLLALFAVYIIWGSTYLGIALAIDGIPPLLMAGTRFWSAGLLMLLWLKYRGHAMPTLRQWGNALLIGSLMLGVGNGAVTIAEQWVATGLAAVMIATVPLFSILCAHWLLGQRAHGVEWLGLAVGFGGILLLNSDQRLSGQPLGAFLLLAAAFCWALGSALSRRINMPTGPMSTAAQMLCAGVCMSLAGLLHGERIHHIPPTKAMLATAYLAVFGSLIAYSAYQYLLKTVRPALATSYAYVNPLVAVGLGTLFLSEPVTPRMVLAMTIILSAVLLVMLAQWQRSRQQR, from the coding sequence ATGACGCAGCGCCACCCGTTTACCTTGCCGGTTCTGCTGGCCCTGTTTGCCGTCTACATCATCTGGGGCTCCACTTACCTCGGCATTGCGCTGGCCATTGATGGCATCCCGCCCTTGCTGATGGCAGGCACCCGCTTCTGGAGCGCCGGGCTGTTGATGCTGCTGTGGCTGAAGTACCGTGGCCACGCCATGCCTACCTTGCGCCAGTGGGGCAATGCCTTGCTGATCGGCAGCTTGATGCTGGGGGTGGGCAATGGTGCGGTCACCATTGCCGAGCAGTGGGTCGCAACGGGTCTGGCGGCCGTCATGATTGCCACGGTGCCGCTGTTTTCCATCCTGTGCGCCCATTGGCTGCTGGGCCAGCGCGCCCATGGCGTGGAATGGCTGGGGCTGGCGGTGGGATTTGGCGGCATCCTGCTGCTCAACAGTGATCAGCGCCTGTCAGGTCAACCCTTGGGCGCCTTCCTGCTACTGGCAGCAGCGTTCTGCTGGGCACTGGGTTCGGCCCTCAGCCGGCGTATCAATATGCCCACCGGCCCCATGTCCACTGCTGCGCAGATGCTGTGTGCCGGGGTGTGCATGAGCCTGGCCGGCTTGCTGCATGGCGAGCGCATCCACCACATCCCGCCCACTAAAGCCATGCTGGCAACAGCCTATCTGGCCGTGTTTGGCTCGCTGATAGCCTATTCAGCCTACCAGTACCTGCTGAAGACCGTGCGGCCTGCCCTGGCCACCAGCTACGCGTATGTCAATCCACTGGTGGCAGTGGGCCTGGGTACCCTGTTCCTGAGCGAACCGGTGACCCCGCGCATGGTGCTGGCGATGACCATCATCCTCAGCGCCGTCCTGTTGGTGATGCTGGCACAGTGGCAACGGAGCCGTCAGCAGCGCTGA